TTCGTCGCCGGGGTGTTCGGCACGATCGGGGGCGTCTTCCTCGCCGTGGTCCTCGGCCTGGTCGGCCTCGGCCTGACGGTGGGCGGCGTCGTCTGGTGGGCGCTGCGCGCGCGGACCCGTACGGTCGGACCGTCGGGAGTCGTCGGCCGAGGAGGGGCATGAGCTGGGTCGAGCACTGCATCTGGTGGCACGTCTACCCGTTGGGGTTCACGGCGGCGCCGATCCGGACGGAGCACGACGCGGCGCACCGTCTGCGCCACCTGGAGGCGTGGCTCGACTACGCGGTCGACCTGGGCGCGTCGGGGCTCCTGCTCGGGCCGGTGTTCGCGTCGGAGACGCACGGCTACGACACGCTCGACCACTTCCGGATCGACCCGCGCCTGGGGGACGACGAGGACGTCGACCACCTCGTCGCCGCGTGTCGTGACCGCGGGCTGCGCGTCGTCCTCGACGGGGTGTTCAACCACGTCGGTGCGGGTCATCCGTGGGTCCGTGAGGTGCTGGAGGGCGGGCCCGACGGCCCGCTCGCGGACGTGCTCCGCGTCGACTGGTCCGCGCCGGGCGGTCCGCGGCTCGGCGACTTCGAGGGGCACGGCTCGCTGGTCGCGCTGAACCACGGGTCGCCGCGGGTGGTCGACCTGGTCGCGCGCGTGATGACGACGTGGCTCGACCGCGGCATCGACGGCTGGCGGCTCGACGCGGCCTACGCGGTCCCGACCGAGTTCTGGGCGCAGGTCCTGCCGCGGGTGCGCGCGTCGCACCCCGACGCGTGGTTCGTCGGCGAGGTCATCCACGGCGACTACGCCGCGATCGCGCAGGCGGCGACGTTCGACTCGGTGACGCAGTACGAGCTGTGGAAGGCGATCTGGAGCAGCCTCGTCGACGGCAACTTCTACGAGCTCGACTGGGCGCTGCAACGGCACGCCGAGATCCTGGGCAGCGTCCTGACCAGCACGTTCGTCGGCAACCACGACGTCAGCCGGATCGCGTCGACCGTCGGGCCGGAGGGTGCCGTGCTGGCGCTCGTCGTCCTCATGACCGTCGGTGGCGTGCCGTCCGTCTACTACGGCGACGAGCAGGGGTACACCGGTGTCAAGGAAGAGCGGCTGGGCGGCGACGACGACGTGCGTCCGTCGATGCCCGCGTCGCCGAGCGACCTCGCGGCGTGGGGCGCCGACACGTTCCGCCGGCACCAGGAGCTCATCGGGCTGCGTCGTCGGCACCCGTGGCTGGTCCGGGCGACGACCACGGCGACGTCGCTGACCAACACGCGCTACGCCTACACGGCGCGGGCGGGCGACGAGGCGCTGCACGTCGAGCTCGACGTCACCGCCGGTCACCGCGCGGTCGTGCGCGACGACGCCGGGACGGTGCTGTTCGAGTACCGCGCCTGACCGGGGTGGCCCGGGCGGGTCCCGACGCCGCCGCACGCGTACGTGCGGGTGACGCGCGTCCCCGCGGGGGGTGCGGGCGGTGTCCCTCGTCCGGGGACGACTTTCTCCTTCCGCTTGACTTTGCCCGGCGTCGCCAGCAGCCTTGACGCTCAAACGCCGGTGACACGAGTCAACGACCGTGACCAGGCCTCAGAGACGAGGTCTGGCGCCGGCGACGGACTGCACCACGGCGGTCACGAGCCGCCCGCACCACGCCGACCACGAGGCACGGCCCGCGCTGCGACAGGGACGTCGCACCGGTACCGCGCCGACGACCGGCGCCCGCCCCGCACCGGCGTCGCGCGACGCCGGTGAGCCCAGCACGCCCGGCGCGCACGTCCCCCGACGCCCGCGCCGACCCCGGTGCCGCACGACGCGTCGACGACGACCGCCGCACGGCACCCGACCCGAGAAACGGAGACCGTCGGATGTCATCCCATCCCCTGCCGGTGAGGGCGCGAGCCGTCGACCGGCGCGCCCTCGTGGCGATGATCGTGGTCGGCGCCCTCGTGGCGTACCTCGTCCAGGCGCTGTTCCTGCCCGTGCCGCGCGCCGCTGCCGTGAGCGTCGGCGCAGGCAGCTACGCGGAGGGGACGCCCAGCGGCGGCGCGGTGCCGACGGAGTGCAACGGCACGCCGGTCACCAACCCGCGCGCGCACGTCACGTCGAGCTTCCCGGCGGGGGCGATCCCGACGAACGACTGGTGGACGTCGCTGCTGTGGCGCAAGTTCGACTGCAACGCGATCTCCGAGAACCTCGTCGCGCACCCGCTGACGTTCAAGGCGTTCACGAACGGCCTGGGCGTGAGCTACCCGACGACGCCGAGCGTCTCCGGCACGTCGACGGGCGTGAGCGAGTACCACTACTCGTACGCCGAGGACTTCCGGCTCGGCGTCGCGGGTCTGACGTCGGACGGCAAGGTCGACACGTACTCCGACTGGACCGTCACCGAGCTGTGGAGCAACGGCTCGAGCAGCCTGCGCACGACGTTCGGGCACGGCCTGCCGTTCGTCTACGCGACGAAGACCGGCGGCAACGCGACCCTGACGACGACGGGCACCCCCACGGTGTGGAGCAACACCAACGCGGCGCTCGGCTTCACGGTCAACGGCCACGACTACGCGGCGTTCGCCCCCTCCGGTTCCACGTGGAACATCTCGGGGACGTCGATCAGCTCGTCGCTGAACGGCAAGGACTTCTTCTCGGTCGCGGTCCTCCCGACGGCGTCGGGGAGCAGCACGTCCGACAAGGTCGCCGCGCTCAACGCGTACGCGACGTACGCGCACAACCACGTGACCGGCACCAAGGTGTCGTGGTCGTACAACGAGTCGACCGCGCGCATGACGGCGACGTACGCGTTCACCACGACCGCCAAGCAGGGGTCGGCCACCGGCACGGTCTACGCGCTCTACCCGCACCAGCGCGACCAGCTCTCGGGCGTCACGCCGAGCAGCTACGCGTACGTCTCGCCGCGCGGCCCGATGCGCGTCGTCATCGGCTCGTCGCAGTTCCAGACGATCGCCGCGTTCAACGGTGTGCTCCCGCAGCTCGCGGCCACCGGCTTCACGCCCGGGTCCGCCGACGCGACGCAGCTCAACGGCTACGTCGACCAGGTCGCCGCGACCGACCCGTTCGCGGGCTTCGGCGAGGACACCTACTGGACGGGCAAGGCCTTCGGCCGGGCCGCGCAGGTCATCCAGATCGCGCACCTCACGGGCAACACCACCGCGCGCGACAAGCTGCTCGCCTCGGTCAAGACCCGCCTCACCGACTGGATGACCGCGTCCTCCGGCGAGACGCAGCGGGCGTTCTGGTACAACCCGTCGTGGGGCACGCTCATCGGCTACCCCGCGTCCTACGGCTCGGACACCGACCTCAACGACCACCACTTCCACTACGGCTACTACGTCGTCGCGGCCGCGAACGTCGCGCAGTTCGACCCGTCGTGGGCCGCGGACGCCGCGTACGGCGGCATGGTCAACACCGTCATCAAGGACGCCGCGAACTGGGACCGCAGCGACACCCGGTTCCCGTTCCTGCGCGACTTCGACATCTACGCCGGCCACGACTGGGCCTCCGGGCACGGCGCGTTCGGCGCGGGCAACAACCAGGAGTCGTCGTCCGAGGGCATGAACTTCGCCAGCGGGCTCATCCAATGGGGCCAGGCGACGGGCAACAAGACCGTCCGTGACCTCGGCATCTACCTCTACACGACGCAGGCGTCGGCCATCGAGAACTACTGGTTCGACACCGACGACGAGGCGTTCCCGGCCTCCTTCGGGCACTCCACGGTCGGCATGGTGTGGGGCGACGGCGGCGCGTACGCGACGTGGTTCTCCGCCGAGCCCGAGATGATCCAGGGCATCAACCTGCTGCCCAGCACCGCGGGTCACCTCTACCTGGGCTACAACCCGTCGTACATCGGCCGCAACCTCACCGAGCTCGAACGCAACAACGGCGGCAAGGCGACGGTGTGGAAGGACATCATCTGGGAGTTCCAGGCCCTCGCCGACGCTCCCACGGCGCTGTCCGAGTTCCGGTCGCAGGCGAGCTCGTACACCGTCGAGGAGGGCGAGTCCCGGGCGCACACGTTCTACTGGCTGAAGAACCTGTCCGTGCTCGGCACCGTCGACCGGTCCGTCACGGCGAACACCCCGCTGCACGCGGTCTTCGTCAAGAACGGCACGCGCACCTACCAGGCCGCCAACATGGGCAGCTCCGCGATCACCGTGACGTTCTCCAACGGGGTCACGCTGTCCGTGCCGGCGCGGTCCGTCGCGTCGACGACGGGCGGCTCGACCGGCGGCGACACCACGGCGCCCTCGACGCCGTCGGGGCTGTCCGCGTCCGGCACGACGTCGTCGTCGACCACGCTGTCGTGGTCCGCGTCGACCGACAACGTCGGGGTGACCGGCTACGAGGTGCTGCGCAACGGCACGGTCGTCGGCTCGACGTCCGGCACGACGTACACCGCCTCCGGGCTGTCCGCCGGCACCGCCTACACGTTCGCCGTCCGGGCGTACGACGCGGCCGGCAACCGGTCGTCGTCGAGCAGCTCGGTGAACGTGACGACGCCGTCCGGCACGGGCAGCGACACGACGGCGCCCTCGACCCCGTCCGGGCTGTCCGCGTCCGGCACGACGTCGTCGTCGACCACGCTGTCGTGGTCCGCGTCGACCGACAACGTCGGGGTGACCGGCTACGAGGTGCTGCGCAACGGCACGGTCGTCGGCTCGACGTCCGGCACGACGTACACCGCGTCCGGCCTGTCCGCGTCCACGGCGTACACGTTCGCGGTCCGGGCCTACGACGCCGCCGGCAACCGGTCCGCCACCAGCGGCTCGGTGTCCGTCACGACGTCGGCCGGCACGGGCACGGGCGTCGACGCGACGTCGCGCATCCAGGCCGAGGCCTTCAACGGCCAGTCCGGCACCGCGACCGAGGCGACGTCCGACACGGACGGCGGGCTCAACGTCGCCTGGATCGGCAACGGCGACCACCTGCGGTTCGACAACGTCCGCTTCGGCACCACGGCCCGCACGCAGTTCAGCGCGCGCGTCGCGTCCGGTGCGGCGGCCGGGGTCAGCGGGCTCGTGGTCGTCCGGCTCGACAGCCTCACCGCGCAGCCCGTCGGCTCGTTCGCGATCGGGAGCACGGGCGGCTGGCAGACGTGGCGGACGGTCCCGACCAACATCGCGGGCGTGACCGGCACCCACACGGTCTACCTGACGTTCGAGTCCGGTCAGCCGGCCGACTTCGTCAACGTCAACTGGTTCACGTTCCAGTAGGCCGACCGACGACAGGGCGCACCCGCCGGGCTCCACACCGGTGGGTGCGCCCTCGGCGCGTCAGGACTGCTCGCGGTCGCGTCGTGGGGCGTCAGGCCGGGACACGACGACGTGACCGGGACCTCGACGGCCAGGGTCAGGTGGACTCGCGCGCGACGACGTGGAAGACGTCGCTCGTCTGGGACGGTGGCCGGACCGCCGGGTCGAGCGCGGCCAGCACGGACGCGGCCAGGTAGGACGCCTGGGCGTCGATGGCCTGCCAGATCGTGGTGAGCGGGGGCGCCGCGAGCTTCGCGGTGGGGATGTCGTCGACCCCGATCACGGCGACGTCGTCGGGCACCCGCAGCCCCTCGGCGCGCAGCCCGGCGAGCACCGCCAGCGCGACCTCGTCGTTGTAGGCGGCCACCGCGGTCACCGGCTCGTCGCCGGACCGCCACGCGCGGACGGCGGCCGTCGCCGACTCGACGTCCAGGCCGACCGCCGCGACGCGCGGCGCCGGCAGGCCGTGGTCCTCGCACGCCGCCCGCACACCCGCGAGCCGTCGGTCCGCGAAGGCCGCGAGCCGGTCGTCGGCGGGAGCCGCATACGCCAGCGACCGGTGCCCGCGCTCGACGAGGTGGTCCACCTGGAGCGCGCCGATGTTCGTCTGCGGGACGGAGAAGATCTCGGGGTGCGGGTCCTCGTCGAGCGCCGTGCCGACGACCGGGATACCGGCCCGACGCATGGCGTACGTGTCCTCGTCGGCGAACGGCGCGAGGCCCAGGACCGCGCACGGCGTCACCGCGCGCCACAGGTCGGCGAGCGACCCCTTGCCGCGCCCGCTGTGCACCAGCACCGACAGCCCGTGGTCCGCGAGCGTCGTCGTGAGGTGGTCGATGAGCGTGTCGATGACCGGCCCGACCGTCCAGTCGGGCAGGACCACGAGCACGAGGTCGGAGCGTCCCGAGCGCAGCGTCCGCGCCGCCGCGGACGGGGTGTAACCGAGGCGGGCGGCCGCGTCGAGGACGCGCTGCCGGGTCGCGTCGGTGATGACGACGCCGTCCTTGGCGTTGAGCACGTAGCTCACCGTGGTGCGCGAGACACCGCTCTCCCGGGCCACGTCGGCACTGGTCACGCGCGGCACGGTCTTCCTCCTCAACCTGGCCGGACTGCGCCGACCACCCTAGACCCGCGCACGGGCCCGGCGACCGAGGCGTCGTCGAGAAACGCGCGCACGGCGCAACGCCCCGCCGCCCGCGCGACGAGTCGTGCGAGTGGCGGACGGCCCGGCGTCAGGCCTGCTGCGAGCGCGCGACGAGCTTGTGACCGAGCTGCCCCGCGGAGTGGGCGTCGAGCATCTGCGTCTGCGCCTCGACGATCCGCAGCAGCGCGGGGTCGTGCCGCTGCACCTCGGACGACTGCAGCAGCACGGTGCCCTTGCCGGTGAAGTCGTACTGGCGCTCCTCGCCGGACTCGCGACCGAACATCATCTGCACGCCCGACACGAGCGAGTGCGCCATCCAGTTGTAGTCGTAGTGGTGGCTCGGCGACGGGCAGTCGGCCCAGCCGAGCAGCGCCTCGGGGTCGGCGCGGAACGGCGGCTCGACGAAGATGACGGGCCCGTTCGACGACGCGAGGAACTTGCCCGTGCCGATGAGCGTGACGAAGCCCGGGACGATCGACTGCTTGAGCTCGAGGCCGGTCTCGAACGCGAGCAGGTTGGTCTGCTTGATCGTGAGGTTGCCGTCGCCCAGGTCGTACGAGTTGATGTCGTTGCCGCGGTCGCCGATGACGAGCTTGCCGCGGCCGCTCGCGACGACCCACTCCTGCGCGTACAGCGGCGACGCGAACCGGGCGGCGACCCACGCGGCGCGCGAGGCGTAGGCGCTCACGGCGGAGAAGTCGATGTTGCCGTAGTACGCGATCATCGCGCCCTTCGACGTGAACCACTCGCCGTTCAGGTCGATCGAGAACGAGTACGCGTTGACGTTGTCGTTCGCCGGGAGGGTCCGGGCGTCGTAGATCGTCGTGTCGATCCCGCTGATCATCAGAACTTCTCCTCGGACGCCTGGACGTAGACCGTGCCGTGACCCGACACGTGGAGCTGGAACGCCTCGCCGGACCCGCGGCCCACGAGGTCACGCAGGCCGACGCTGGCCTTGAGGTCGATGTTCAGCGCGCCCGTGTGGCCGACGTACGCCTGCGGGTCGACGCCGACGACCTCGCCGTTGAGCGGCAGCGGGAACGTGCCGCCGTGCGACAGCAGCGCGACCGACCCGTGCCCCGAGATGCGGGTGGTGAACAGGCCCTGCCCGGTCATCGCGCCGCGGACCGCGGAGCGGATGCCGCCCTGGCCGATGAACTCGACGCTGGTCTGGAGGTTCGCGTCGTGCGCGAGCAGCCGGTCCGCCTCGACCGTGAGCGAGTCGCCGCTGAGGTCGATCACCGTCACGTGCAGGCCGCGGAACCCGTACAGGACGGAGCCGTTGCCCTCGGTCGCCATCATCGGGTTCGACTCGCCCGACATCGCCGCGCCGACGAACCCGCCGACGCCCTGTCCCTGGCCGCTGATCGGCCGGAACGACACGTTCCCCTCGTACCCGAGCATCGCGCCGCGGCGCGCGAGCACCGGGTTCTGCGTCGTCACGGGGATGCGGACGACCTTGCTGTTGACCTTCTCGAACGCCATCGTCGTCGCCCTCTCAGCGCTCGGCCGGCTGGATGTAGACGGTGCCGTTGCCCTCGAACCGCAGGGAGAACGGCTCGCCGCCGTCCTCGCCGATGACGGACCGCCAGGAGACGCCCGACACGAGGCTCATCTGCGTCTGGCCGGTGCCCGCGACGTACACGTCGGGGTCGACGACCAGCGGCTCGCCGGGCGTGACGGCCAGCGCGATGAGCGGGCCCTCGGACATGATCGCGACCTGGCCGGTGCCGGTGACGGTCGTCGTCGCGAGGCCCTGCCCGGACGTCATGCCGCGCAGACCGGCGAACTGCACGTCGAGCTGGAGGCCGTCCGTGACGGCGAGGATGTGGTCGGACTCGACCGTGAGCCGGTCGTTCTGCAGCTGCACGACGGTCACGTCCATCGCGTCCTGCGCGAGGTAGACGCGGCCCGCGCCGCTGCACGTCATGAGCGAGATCGACTCGCCGGCGACGCGCTGCTTGAGCGCGGCGCGGAACCCGCCGCCGCCGCCCATGCCGGCCGACTTGAACTCGACCTTGCCGGTGTACGCGACCATCGAGCCGGACGCGGCCCGGACGGAGTCGCCCTGGAGGTCGGCGTGCAGGACGCGCTTGTCCGCGGTGAGGACGGCCACGGTTCCCCTGTCTGACGGGCGCGCGCCGGGGCGCGCGGGCGGAGGGTGACGCCGCGAGCCGGGGGCGGTGGGCGTCAGGACTCCGGGGAGCCTAACCGTGCGGTGCGACGCCTGCGGCGCGTTCCAGCCTCCAGGGCAGGTGATTCCCCGACTCGGGGGAACCGCGCCCCGGACGCGACGACGCGACCCCGCGCCGACAGCGCGACATCGATCTCTCGCGCTCGCGCCGATGTCGCTCCGACGCCGCCGTCCGTCACTTCGACGCCGAGGCGGTCAGTCTCGGCATCTCACGGGGGGAGGTCCTGCGTCGCCATCTGGAGGCTGAGGTCACGCGCGACGAGTCCCGGAGCGTCTCCATGACGGGCGCGGACCGGGACCGGTTCGCCGCCGCCTACTCCGGCCTCGCCGACCCGCACGTCATGGGCGCCGCGTGGCGGTGACGGCGTGGCTGGTCGACGAGTCGGCCCTGGTCCGGCTCCCGTACGCGGTGGACCGTCACCTCTGGCAGTCGCGGCTCGAACGCCGTCCGCTCCGCATCACCGTCGTCACCCTCGAGAGGCTCGACTTCGCCTGAGCCCCGTCCCGAGCCGGAGAACCGGCCCGGGGCGTCGGGGTTGGCCCCTACAGTTCACGGGTGCCTGACGACGGGACCATCGGGACGACGACGCAGAGCGCCTTCCAGGTCGACCTGCGCGGCGTCGTCGAGCTGCTGAGCCACCACCTCTACTCCGGCCCGCGCGTGTACGTGCGCGAGGTCGTCCAGAACGCGGTCGACGCGGTGACGGTGCGCGGTGCGCGCGACGACCGGCCGGCGCTGCTGCTGGTCCCGGCCGACGTGTCCGCGGACGGCCGGCTGCACGCGATGGACTCCGGGGTCGGGCTCGACGAGGACGACGTGCGCACGTTCCTCGCGACGATCGGCCGGTCGAGCAAGCGCGACGAGCTGGGCCTGGCGCGGTCCGACCTTCTCGGGCGGTTCGGCATCGGCCTGCTGTCGTGCTTCATGGTCACGGACGCGATCGAGGTCGTGTCCCGCCGCGGCGACCGGGGCGACGAGCCGCCGGTGCGCTGGGTCGGCGAGGCGGACGGGACGTACCGGCTCCAGTCGTGGGCGGCCGACGGGCAGATGGACGACGAGCGCGCCGACTGGCTCGCCGCCGGGCCGGGCACGTGCGTCGCCCTCGCACCGCGGCGCGGCTCGGAGCACCTGCTGAGCAGCGCGAGCGTCGTCGAGCTGGCCCGGCACTACGGCGCGTACCTCCCGCACCGCGTGGTCGTCCGCACGCCCGACGGCGACGTCGAGGTGAGCGACCGGACCCCGCCGTGGCGCGAGACGGACCCCGAGCGGCGGCGTGACGCGTGCGTGCGGCTCGCGGAGACCGAGCTCGGCGGGACGCCGTTCCACGTGCTCCCGATCCGCGTGCCGGAGGCCGGGCTCGACGGCGTCGCCGTGATCGCCGGTCAGCGGTCGTCCAGCGCACGGCACGGGCGCCACCGCGTCCACCTCAAGGGCATGCTCCTGTCGGACCAGGTGCCGGACCTCGTGCCGGAGTGGGCGTTCTTCGTCCGGTGCGCGGTCGACGCGGAGCTGCTGCGTCCCACGGCGGACCGCGAGGGGCTCGTCGAGGACGACCTGCTGGAGCACGTCCGCACGTCGATCGGCGAGCAGGTGCGCGCGTGGCTCGTGCGGCTCGCGGCGACGCAGCCGCACCGGTTGCGCGAGTTCCTGTCGCTGCACGACACCGCGGTGAAGGCGCTCGCGCTGCACGACGACGAGCTGCTGCGCATCGTGCTGCCGCTGCTGCCGTTCGAGACGAACCAGGGCGTCACGACGCTGCCCGAGCTGCTGGCCACGACGGACGTCGTCCGCGTCACGCAGTCGATCGACGACTTCCGGCAGGTCGGGGCGGTGCTCGCCGCGCAAGGCGTGGCGGTCGTCAACGGCGGGTACACGTTCGACCTCGCGCTCGTGCACCGTCTGGTCGACGTCCGGCCGGACGCGGTCGTCGAGCGCGTGACGCCGACGGACGTCGAGGGCCACGTGCGGTTCGTCGGGGAGGAGCGCGCGCGCGAGGTCGCGTCGGCGCTCGACGAGATCCGGGCGGTGCTCGACGCCGTCCAGGTGGACGTCGAGCTGCGGTCGTACGCACCCGCGACGCTCCCCGCGCTGCTGGTCGAGGACGACGCCGCGCACGACCGCCGCGAGGTCCGGGCGGTGGCCGCGGAGGTCGACGACGCGTGGGGTGCGCTGCTCGGCGCGTTCGACGACGGTGGCAGCGACCGCCCGCGCCTGCTGCTCAACGACGCCAACCCGACGGTGCGGCGCGTCCTCGCGCTCGACGACGCGACGCTGCGCGGCCTGGCCGCCGAGACGCTGTACGGCCGCGCCCTCCTCGCCGCCCCGCGCCGTCTGCGCCCCGCCGACTCGGCCCTGCTCGACCGCTCGTTCAACGCCCTGCTCGACCGTGCGGTCGCGACGGTGACGCCCGCCATCGAGACCCCCGCCACCGAGACCCCCGCCACCGACCCCGAGGGGACGACCCGATGACCGTGACGCGTGCCGAGGTCGAGGAGCTGCTCCAGCGGCTCGCGCAGACGCCGCCGAACGCGAAGCCCGACGTCGCGACGGAGCTCGTGCAGGTCGCCGACGCGCAGGGCGACGCCGACCTGCGGTTCCGCGCCCGTCTGGCGTACGTGTCGTCGTTGCACCACGCCAACGACCGGCACCGCATGTTCGCGCCGTTCGTCTACGTGCTCCAGCAGTACGACGCCGCGCCCGGCTGGATGACGGAGGAGCAGCGCTGGGAGGTCCTCTGGCTGCACAAGTGGATGGTCACGTGGCTCGTCGACCACCCGCAGGTGCCGCTCGCGCAGCTCCAGGAGGTGCTCGACGGGATGCGGCGGCGGTACGCGGAGGCCGGCGAGGGGCTTGCGCCCGTGCTGGGGTGCGCGTACGTGCTGCGCGCGCACGTCGACGGTGAGGCCGCGGCCGAGGCCGAGTTCGACGCGTGGGTGCGCGCGCCGCGCACGCACCTGTCGGACTGCGAGGGCTGCGAGCCGTCGGCGCGCATCGCGCACCTCGCCGAGCTGGGCCGCCACGAGGAGGTGCTCGCCGAGCTCGCGCCCGTGGTCGACGGCGACGTGGGGTGCAGCGAGCAGCCGCAGGTCGCGATCGGCGAGGCGCTGACGTCGCTCGTCGTCGTCGGCGACCACGACCGCGCCGCGACGCTGCACCGCACCGCGTTCCGGGCGAGCCGGTCCAACCCCGCGGACACGGCCTCGGTCGCCCGGCACCTGCACGTGCTCGCACGCACCGGCAACCTCACGCGCGGGCTCGAGGTGCTGGGCGAGCAGCGGCACGCGCTCGAGCACCCCTCGTCGCCCTACGCGGGGATGGAGCTCGCCGCGGCGGCGACGCGGCTGCTGCACGCGGTGGTCGCGGCCGGGGACGGCGAGGCGACGGTCCGCGGTGGCGGTCGGCCGCCCGAGCGCGCCGCCGACCTGCTGGTCCGCGTCGAGGAGCAGACGTGGTCGCTCGCGCGCGCGTTCGACGAGCGCAACGGCACGACGGCCGTCGGCGACCGCGTCCGCGCCTGGGTCGAGGCACCCGACCTCCCGCACCTCCCGCTCGGCCCCGTCACGGCACCGGCCGAGACGGTCGCGCGCCTCGACGTGGTCCGCACCCCGCTCGACCCGACGTTCGGCGCCGACCCCGGCGGCCTCGACCTGCCCGCGCTCGCGGAGCTCGTGATCCTCGCGCGCCGGCGGGCGTCGACCCCGACGTGGACGCGCCTCGTGGCGCACTGGAAGACGCGCCGCGACGGCGAGCTCGCGGCGCTCGACCGTGCCGACACCGTCGCCGTGCGCGCCGCGGCCGACCTCGACGCCTTCGCGCTCTGGGCGCCGTCGCCGCACCCCGACCTGTCGCTCGCGACCAGCGCCGCGGAGCTCTACCGGACCCTCGGCGACGAGGCCGAGGCGGTGCTCGTCGAGGTCCTGGCCGACCTGCACGCCGGTCGCCCGGTCGACGTCGCCGCCGTGATCACCGCCGTCGACGCGCACGGCACCCCCGTGCAGCGGGCGCGTGCCCGCTCGCGGGTGGCCGCCGAGGCGCTCGAGGAGCAGGCGCGGGCGCTCCACGCGGACGCCTACGCGATCCTCGTCGAGGCCCGCCCGACGTCCGCCGAGGACCGGTCGGTCGCGGCACGCGTGCTGCTCGACGTCACGCCGTTCGGCCCCGACCGTCCGGCGGTCCTGCAGAGCGCGCTCGACCTGCTCGACGACGGCGACGAGCCCATGCTGCGCGCGCAGGTCGCCTCCGAGCGGGCCGTCGCGAGCGCACAGGAGGGCGACCTCGACGCGGCGCACGCGCACTTCGACGAGGCCGCGCGGGTCGCGCGCGTCGCCGGTGCGCCCGAGGTGCTGCTCCAGGTCGAGGCGCGCCGCGCGCACGTGCTCGCCGGGACGGGTCAGCCGGACCGTGCGGAGGTGCTCGCGCTCGCGGTCGCCGCAGCCGCGCGCGAGGTCGAGCGCCCGGACCTCGCGATCGAGCAGAGCACGCTCGCGGCGCAGCTCATGGCGTCGCGCGGGCGCGAGCTCGAGGCCGTCGAGGTCGCCGAGGCCGCGCTCGGGCTCGTCTACCCCGACGCCGCCGTGTCGCGGCAGCACCGCGCG
The sequence above is a segment of the Cellulomonas fimi genome. Coding sequences within it:
- a CDS encoding alpha-amylase family protein, which codes for MSWVEHCIWWHVYPLGFTAAPIRTEHDAAHRLRHLEAWLDYAVDLGASGLLLGPVFASETHGYDTLDHFRIDPRLGDDEDVDHLVAACRDRGLRVVLDGVFNHVGAGHPWVREVLEGGPDGPLADVLRVDWSAPGGPRLGDFEGHGSLVALNHGSPRVVDLVARVMTTWLDRGIDGWRLDAAYAVPTEFWAQVLPRVRASHPDAWFVGEVIHGDYAAIAQAATFDSVTQYELWKAIWSSLVDGNFYELDWALQRHAEILGSVLTSTFVGNHDVSRIASTVGPEGAVLALVVLMTVGGVPSVYYGDEQGYTGVKEERLGGDDDVRPSMPASPSDLAAWGADTFRRHQELIGLRRRHPWLVRATTTATSLTNTRYAYTARAGDEALHVELDVTAGHRAVVRDDAGTVLFEYRA
- a CDS encoding glycosyl hydrolase → MRARAVDRRALVAMIVVGALVAYLVQALFLPVPRAAAVSVGAGSYAEGTPSGGAVPTECNGTPVTNPRAHVTSSFPAGAIPTNDWWTSLLWRKFDCNAISENLVAHPLTFKAFTNGLGVSYPTTPSVSGTSTGVSEYHYSYAEDFRLGVAGLTSDGKVDTYSDWTVTELWSNGSSSLRTTFGHGLPFVYATKTGGNATLTTTGTPTVWSNTNAALGFTVNGHDYAAFAPSGSTWNISGTSISSSLNGKDFFSVAVLPTASGSSTSDKVAALNAYATYAHNHVTGTKVSWSYNESTARMTATYAFTTTAKQGSATGTVYALYPHQRDQLSGVTPSSYAYVSPRGPMRVVIGSSQFQTIAAFNGVLPQLAATGFTPGSADATQLNGYVDQVAATDPFAGFGEDTYWTGKAFGRAAQVIQIAHLTGNTTARDKLLASVKTRLTDWMTASSGETQRAFWYNPSWGTLIGYPASYGSDTDLNDHHFHYGYYVVAAANVAQFDPSWAADAAYGGMVNTVIKDAANWDRSDTRFPFLRDFDIYAGHDWASGHGAFGAGNNQESSSEGMNFASGLIQWGQATGNKTVRDLGIYLYTTQASAIENYWFDTDDEAFPASFGHSTVGMVWGDGGAYATWFSAEPEMIQGINLLPSTAGHLYLGYNPSYIGRNLTELERNNGGKATVWKDIIWEFQALADAPTALSEFRSQASSYTVEEGESRAHTFYWLKNLSVLGTVDRSVTANTPLHAVFVKNGTRTYQAANMGSSAITVTFSNGVTLSVPARSVASTTGGSTGGDTTAPSTPSGLSASGTTSSSTTLSWSASTDNVGVTGYEVLRNGTVVGSTSGTTYTASGLSAGTAYTFAVRAYDAAGNRSSSSSSVNVTTPSGTGSDTTAPSTPSGLSASGTTSSSTTLSWSASTDNVGVTGYEVLRNGTVVGSTSGTTYTASGLSASTAYTFAVRAYDAAGNRSATSGSVSVTTSAGTGTGVDATSRIQAEAFNGQSGTATEATSDTDGGLNVAWIGNGDHLRFDNVRFGTTARTQFSARVASGAAAGVSGLVVVRLDSLTAQPVGSFAIGSTGGWQTWRTVPTNIAGVTGTHTVYLTFESGQPADFVNVNWFTFQ
- a CDS encoding LacI family DNA-binding transcriptional regulator; translated protein: MTSADVARESGVSRTTVSYVLNAKDGVVITDATRQRVLDAAARLGYTPSAAARTLRSGRSDLVLVVLPDWTVGPVIDTLIDHLTTTLADHGLSVLVHSGRGKGSLADLWRAVTPCAVLGLAPFADEDTYAMRRAGIPVVGTALDEDPHPEIFSVPQTNIGALQVDHLVERGHRSLAYAAPADDRLAAFADRRLAGVRAACEDHGLPAPRVAAVGLDVESATAAVRAWRSGDEPVTAVAAYNDEVALAVLAGLRAEGLRVPDDVAVIGVDDIPTAKLAAPPLTTIWQAIDAQASYLAASVLAALDPAVRPPSQTSDVFHVVAREST
- a CDS encoding AIM24 family protein, giving the protein MISGIDTTIYDARTLPANDNVNAYSFSIDLNGEWFTSKGAMIAYYGNIDFSAVSAYASRAAWVAARFASPLYAQEWVVASGRGKLVIGDRGNDINSYDLGDGNLTIKQTNLLAFETGLELKQSIVPGFVTLIGTGKFLASSNGPVIFVEPPFRADPEALLGWADCPSPSHHYDYNWMAHSLVSGVQMMFGRESGEERQYDFTGKGTVLLQSSEVQRHDPALLRIVEAQTQMLDAHSAGQLGHKLVARSQQA
- a CDS encoding AIM24 family protein, with protein sequence MAFEKVNSKVVRIPVTTQNPVLARRGAMLGYEGNVSFRPISGQGQGVGGFVGAAMSGESNPMMATEGNGSVLYGFRGLHVTVIDLSGDSLTVEADRLLAHDANLQTSVEFIGQGGIRSAVRGAMTGQGLFTTRISGHGSVALLSHGGTFPLPLNGEVVGVDPQAYVGHTGALNIDLKASVGLRDLVGRGSGEAFQLHVSGHGTVYVQASEEKF
- a CDS encoding AIM24 family protein — protein: MAVLTADKRVLHADLQGDSVRAASGSMVAYTGKVEFKSAGMGGGGGFRAALKQRVAGESISLMTCSGAGRVYLAQDAMDVTVVQLQNDRLTVESDHILAVTDGLQLDVQFAGLRGMTSGQGLATTTVTGTGQVAIMSEGPLIALAVTPGEPLVVDPDVYVAGTGQTQMSLVSGVSWRSVIGEDGGEPFSLRFEGNGTVYIQPAER